The following is a genomic window from Neomonachus schauinslandi chromosome 15, ASM220157v2, whole genome shotgun sequence.
TCCTCCTCCATGGCCAGGTCCTGAGAGCTGGAGACCCTGGTCCCAGCTTGAGCCTGGGCCTCTTCTCCGCCCTCACCTtcagcacccccgcccccaccctcgcCTCCGCCCTCCTCCATAGGCTCCAGTCCCAGTCCATCCAGTTCCGAGAAGAGGGGGTCATCCGGGTGGCCGGGGTCTTGGGTGCTACTACCGCAATCCACACAGGCCttggagggagaaaggggacGAGTGGGGCGAGGTTCTCCCTGCTACCCTGCCACCCCAGCTCCCCttgtgtctccccccaccccccaggattACTTCCCAAAATATCCTCCCAAAGAAAGACTCGTCCACACAGATGCACGCGGGCCAATGAGATTGGAAAGTGTACCGTACCCTGTATCTAGACCCCACTGGGACACGGTCCCAATGTCTGTCACAGAGGATCCGCCCATAAGGCGTCTACAAAGACTCGTGGGGTTAAATGCTGTCCAACCCACCAGCAAACTGTGCAACCATCATCCTTCAGAATGAGCCACCTGAGGACAAGGAGGGGATtcgctgccccccgcccccaccccgatCCTCTCTTCTCCCTCGGGGCCCAGACGTCTCTCACCATCACATCGAGGGCCCGAGGCAGCTGACCCTTCCGGACCCAGGAATGCACGGCACCCAGTTCCCTGCGCTGGTCCTCTGAGAACCGAGGCTGCTGCTTCTGCATGGCCCGGAGCCACTCCCGGTCCTGCTTCAGCACAGAGGCCATGTCCCTGCCCGGGGAAGGGGTTCCGACGGCAGAGGCTGGGAGCCGGGGCCAGAGCCCAGCGGCTACTGTCCTCCCCACCCACGGCCTCCCGCTCCTCCTCTCAACCAGGGCTCTGGGCGTTCGGGGCTTCCGAGACCAGGAAAGCTTGTGCCCGGCCTGGCTGTGCCAGGGCAGagccagcccccccaccccgaaaaGAAAACCCCAAGCTCGGTGGGAAGTGCGGGTGGACCGGCACACCTCCCTCCGACGGGGGGGCAGCGGGGGCCTCCGAACCTGCTCACCTGGACGGCACCTGGTAGGTCATCATGACGCGCTGGTCGGCATTGGCCATGAGCAGCCAGATGGGATCCTGGAGCACGTACTTAATGACCTGGTCCCCGGGCTCAGCCCCGGCCTGGGCAGCCCCAGCTTCGGCCTCTGAAGAGTCGATGCTGCCGAAGTACTTGCTCGTGTGGCTGCTCTGACTGCTGCCTGcaaagcagggggcaggggggcccCAGAGTCAGGCCGCTGCCCCCCCCAGGGCCTCCCACGCCCTCCCTCAAGGCCATGTCTGCAGCCCACTGGGCCCAGGCTGCTCAGCtaagggcggggggcgggggagggctggCCTCCCAAGGCGCCCCGTCAGGGTCGTACCCTGGggggcccgggggtggggggcactcaCGTGTGATGCTGGCTGAAGTGCTGCCTCCCTCATGGGAGCCTGAACCGGACCCAGAGCCCAGGCCGGAGCCTAGGGAGCCTGAGGCGGCGGAGCCCGTGCCGGACCGAGAGTCCTCCTGTAGCAGCAACTCCAGCAGGTCACTGGAGCCCGACAGCGCGTCCTGGTTGGAGGACTCTGTCACCTCCACCTGTGGGGGGGGCAAGGGGAACAGGGCAGGATTAAGGGATCAACAGCCAGGCTTCGTGTCAACTGCTTCCACTGGCTGGGGGGACCCACCTAACCCCAGTGGTCTCTGTCCCCACTCCACGACAGTGGGGGCCGGGAcaagagaggggagaagaggaggggtgGGACGCCAGGCCCGTCCCAGGAGGCCGATGCGCTCCCCGAAGTTCTGGGGATGTGTCCTCCCCACCTGTCAGACAGACAGGATTGTCCCCACTCCACGGATGAGGCGGCGGGTTTCTGCCTCATTCAGAAACTCAGCtggggcccccccaccccacgacACCATCTTCTGGAGGGCACGGGGCGGGGAGGAGCGTGAGCAGGAAGAGCAGCAAGGGGAAGGGGGGGCTGTGTGGGGGCTGCTAAGAGGATGCAGGGGATCCGTGCTCACCAATCTGGCCTCTGGCTCAGCGGCCTCCTCACTGGGAGGCGGGGGCCCAGCACTGCTCCCAGCGCCCCCTGCAACAGCACCCCCTTCAACACGGGGGGGCTCCTCAAGCTGCAGCAGATTCAGCTGGAGCGGGGAGCTGCATCTCGAGTTGAAGAGCGGAGAGTCCGGCCcgcggggagggctggggggcggcgggggcagggacggagaaggggagtgggaggcaggggTAGGAGGCCCTTCGGCAGGGGTCTGGGCTACCCCATAGGAATAGCTGGGTGGGGCGGGGAACAGATAGTTAGGGAGCACCAAGGCTACCATGGGGGTCACCAGTGGGGCAGGGAAAGCTGCAGGGGGCCCagctgtgggggcagaggggagaggctgtGGGCCTCCTCGCGGGGAGAACATTGGGAGAGGGTAGGACTGGACCACAGCTGGGAAGGGAGTAGTGGCTGGTGGGGGCGGCCAGGGGGCCGAGGGTGACACAGGCGATGGGTGGGAGCCATAGCAGGGGGCTTCGGCCCGGGGGGTCTGGTGGTGGCGGGAGCGCTTGGCTTTGGATCGGCAGTGGTGTCGGCGACCGGGGGGGTGCGGGGCCGTGGTGGCAGCCTGTGGGGAGAGACGAGGGTTAGCCTCAACCTGGGGGTGAGcgtccctgccccgccccccccacgcTGCCCTGCCACTCTGACCCAGGACAGGGCAGGAGAAGGCCCCGGAGAGAACTGGGCCTCCAGGCTGCCCAGATCAAGGGGGGCCtcttgggaggagagagaaccTTCAGGGAAGAATCacaggaggcagggccagggggGTTTATTGCTCAAGGAGCCAGGACAGGTAAAGTTACAAGTGGGGCGGAGCTGGAGGCGCACAGAAGGCGGGGGCACGGTGGCCGATGGGAGGAAGCAGGGTGGGTCCGAGGACAAGCCGGCAGGCGGCTCCGGTCCCTCCACCAGACTCCCACAGCCTGGGCGCTCCTCCTGCAGGTCGAGGCCACGCTCGGCCTAGCTCGAGCGACGAGGTGGGTGGGAGAGCCCAGTCCTGAGTCCTGCATCCTGCAGGGAGCCTCTCTCAGGCACCTGGAGGGCGGACATCCTGCCCTTGAAGCCCCGACCCCAGCGGGAGTTGTCCCGGCTCGCCTGGCCCCTGTTCGGCCAGGAGTCTATACGGGTCTCTTAACCGGCGACACCTCGGTCGGAAGCAGCCATACTTGAGCCCTGGCCCCCAAGCTGGGCTTCAAACAGCTTACCTGGAACCGAGCACCGCCGCCTGCCTGTCTCAGTGCCAGCCCCCCAGGCTGCCCTCCTCTGGCTGCAGCCCGGAACCCTGGCCTACTGGGGACAGTCTAGCCAGGGGCCTGTCCCTACGCACGGCCCTGGTGGTGGAGGCCGCCCCAGCCTGGGTCCCTGCAGCAGGAACCTCTCCCTcaagcaccccctgcccccacccccctccccggacAGTCTGGTCCTGGCCTGGGCAGAGGACAAAGCTCAGGGATGTCCCGGGTGGCTACCTCGCTCGCCAGGGGCCAGGGGGGCCGGGGAGGAGCTGTCGAGCGCCCGCAGTCGGCTGAGGTCTCGGAAGCGGCTGAGGAaggcctgctcctccttctgtgTGTGCAGGGACAGCACGGCCTTGGTCAGGCCCACGGGGCGGTAGGCGTCTGGGGCGGGGTCGGGGGCTAccgtggggctgggggctgggctggcggCTGGGCCTGGAGCCAGGCCAGGCAGGTCCTCCATCATGATGATGTCTGAGAAAGGGgagacagggggtggggggggtcattGGGATCCCCTCAGGGGTTCCCACAGCCACACCacaccctgcccctccagcagcccAGCCTGGGCCCCGGGTGCATCTCCGGGCCTCCTCCCCGCTGAGACCTGGTTCTGGGCCCTCTTCCCATCCCCCGGGTGAGAGAGGATACTGAGTCCCCTCCAGCGACAGTACCCCAGGATGACCCCCTAGGACTGTCCTGGGAAGGCAAGCTCAGTCGTCGCCCTCCCCTCACACACTCTCCAGGACAATGCTCAAAGCCCCTTTGGGGGGGGTTTCCGACACTCTGTGGTCTGCACCTGGGGCTtgaacccctccccaccccaggctctgtGTGCCTGCTGACAGGAAGAACAGGAAAAACAAGGCGCCAGAGGCTGGAGGGATGGACAGCAAGAGGCAACAGCCCCGAGCTAGGATGGggtcctctttctctcccccaggggccagagggaaggaaaaggcagggggagggagcggTGGCTGCGGCACCGAGTGGAACCCCCTCACTGCGCGCCCGTACCCGACTCCGGGGGCTTCTTGTCTCCCACATGGACGATGGTAGAGCTGAAGCTACACTGGCTGGTGACGGACACCACGCTCTCTGCCTTATTGGCCAGGGCGAGGGGGCTCAGGGTGCCTGCCACCACTGGCTCCTTCTGAGGGCCGGCCCCCTCCCCGCGCAGCACCACCGATGGATCTGTGCGGAGAGACGGCGCCAGTTACCACCGGGAggtccctgggggggggggggggcctgccaGGAGTCTGCAAATCAGAAGGCCTGGAGGGGAACAGGGCAGAGTAAGGTGGGGGCCCCAAAGGCAGAAGTGTGGAGACGGGGCCGGTGGGCCAGGACGGGACCCACCGGGTCTTTACCTTTCTTGGCCCCCAAAGGGACCGGACCCGTCCTCTGCTTGTCCTCGTCCGAGGCCGAGGATGTGGTGCAGGAGGAAGAGGCACACTTCCGCTTGGTCGTGCTGGGGATGTTGCAGCTCTCCAGGTACCTGGCGGGGGACCAGAGGacatgagggcagggcctggggtggggtggggccaggcCCAAGTGGGAGACGGTTCCCGGGTGGCCTTACCTGAGGATGCTGTCCAGGCAGTTGATCTGCTGGTAGGAACAACTGGAGGCTTCTTTCCTCTCAGCCTCATCCGGGGTCAGGGTGAGTGGGGCCTGGACGGGAGCAGGGACCACTTCCAGTTCTGGGTCTGGGGACTGGCAGGAAAGGGTCTTGGCCTTGAATGTGCCTGTAGCTGGgccaaggagagaaaaaggagagacgAACTCCTCTGGGTTGGGGCGAAAGTCATGGGGCCCCCAGGTCTCATTCCTCACCCGCACCCTCACCCACTGACCAGGGAGGCGGGGCCGGGGTGGAGGCCGGGCACGGGACTCAATGAAAACCTGCTGCCCCTGATGCTTCACCAGATGCACGTCCTTACAGATCTGCTGGAACGTCACCTGTGGGACAGAGCAGGCCAGCACTGGGGGCGTGTGACCAGTGTCAGAAGCCCAGGGCGCAGAGCAATGACAGGTGCTCAGCGGGCAGGCGTGCAGGGCACAGCGAGAgcgggaggagaaggaaaaggcacCTGCCCAAGCTGATTCTGACAGCACCAGGGGAATGCCGGCCTAGGGGGTGAAGCAGAAGACGAACACTCACCGGCGCAGGAGGCCCAGGCCCCTCGGCATCACCCCCGTTGCTGTCACTGGAGGAGCCAGGGCTGAGGAGAGGGCCCGGGGAAGTGACGGCGCCCACTCCACAGAGCCCCGTGGGACTGGGGCTGTGCACGGgctgaggcaggaggagaaggggtTAGATGTCTcagccctgctcccagccctgcctcctcgcCAAGCCCCACCCCTCCACAGTCACCTGTAACAGCAGCCGGTGGATCTGCTCCGAGAGTTCCTGGATGTCCGAGTCCAGAgacagagctgggctgggggccgGTGGGGTGAACACATCCTCGTTCAGGGGTGCCCtgcggggtggggaaggggaagctGAGACCCGCCCCCTGCCGCATAGACCCAGCCCACACGGCCAGCTCTGGGGCAAGGCCCACTTACGTGCGGACTTTGTGGCGGCCCAAGACAAAGGCCACCTTGCGGCTCCAAGGATGCACGAAGCCGGCCCAGCTGGTGTCCATGGTGACATACTCGCCATTCCGGGCACAGAAG
Proteins encoded in this region:
- the PER1 gene encoding LOW QUALITY PROTEIN: period circadian protein homolog 1 (The sequence of the model RefSeq protein was modified relative to this genomic sequence to represent the inferred CDS: deleted 1 base in 1 codon) yields the protein MSGPLEGADGGGDPGPGETFCPGGAPSPGPPQRRSCPGPSLADDTDANSNGSSGNESNGPESRGASQRSSHSSSSGNGKDSALLETTESSKSTNSQSPSPPSSSIAYSLLSASSEQDNPSTSGCSSEQSARARTQKELMTALRELKLRLPPERRGKGRSGTLATLQYALACVKQVQANQEYYQQWSLEEGEPCAMDMSTYTLEELEHITSEYTLRNQDTFSVAVSFLTGRIVYISEQAGVLLRCKRDVFRGARFSELLAPQDVGVFYGSTAPSRLPTWGAGTSAGSGLKDFTQEKSVFCRIRGGPDRDSGPRYQPFRLMPYVTKIRVSDGAPAQPCCLLIAERIHSGYEAPRIPPDKRIFTTRHTPSCLFQDVDERAAPLLGYLPQDLLGAPVLLFLHPEDRPLMLAIHKKILQLAGQPFDHSPIRFCARNGEYVTMDTSWAGFVHPWSRKVAFVLGRHKVRTAPLNEDVFTPPAPSPALSLDSDIQELSEQIHRLLLQPVHSPSPTGLCGVGAVTSPGPLLSPGSSSDSNGGDAEGPGPPAPVTFQQICKDVHLVKHQGQQVFIESRARPPPRPRLPATGTFKAKTLSCQSPDPELEVVPAPVQAPLTLTPDEAERKEASSCSYQQINCLDSILRYLESCNIPSTTKRKCASSSCTTSSASDEDKQRTGPVPLGAKKDPSVVLRGEGAGPQKEPVVAGTLSPLALANKAESVVSVTSQCSFSSTIVHVGDKKPPESDIIMMEDLPGLAPGPAASPAPSPTVAPDPAPDAYRPVGLTKAVLSLHTQKEEQAFLSRFRDLSRLRALDSSSPAPLAPGERGCHHGPAPPGRRHHCRSKAKRSRHHQTPRAEAPCYGSHPSPVSPSAPWPPPPATTPFPAVVQSYPLPMFSPRGGPQPLPSAPTAGPPAAFPAPLVTPMVALVLPNYLFPAPPSYSYGVAQTPAEGPPTPASHSPSPSLPPPPPSPPRGPDSPLFNSRCSSPLQLNLLQLEEPPRVEGGAVAGGAGSSAGPPPPSEEAAEPEARLVEVTESSNQDALSGSSDLLELLLQEDSRSGTGSAASGSLGSGLGSGSGSGSHEGGSTSASITRSSQSSHTSKYFGSIDSSEAEAGAAQAGAEPGDQVIKYVLQDPIWLLMANADQRVMMTYQVPSRDMASVLKQDREWLRAMQKQQPRFSEDQRRELGAVHSWVRKGQLPRALDVMACVDCGSSTQDPGHPDDPLFSELDGLGLEPMEEGGGEGGGGGAEGEGGEEAQAQAGTRVSSSQDLAMEEEEQGGSSPSPALAATENGTS